The window GTCCCTCTTCCTGGCAACGACACAGCAGAGAGAAGGTGTTGCCGCCCCCCACGACGATGCAGTCCGCATTGGAAATCGCCGCAGCTTTTTCAGGCGCCGTGTGAATTCCGACGATGCGCTCCATGCCCAGTCCCGTGTTCACGCGGGCCGTGTAGTCATCATAGGAGATGTCCACGGCGGCATAGGGGATGAAGACAATATTCTCGACGCCCTCAAGGAAAGGGTCGAGCCAGGGCCGAGTCCAGGCGAGGTAGGGTTCGCCCGCCATGGTGGAATTGCTGAAGAGAAGGAGGGACATGAGGGAGATCCTGTTGATGCAGCATTCATTTCAACTCCAGCCGCGCTAAAATGAGCTCCACCGACTTCTCCACCGGCGCTTCGCCGGACAACACCAGATCGGCCACGTTTTTGCAGGGCTCCACGTAAAGCTCATGCATGGGTCGCACCTGGGCGAGGTACTGGGCAATCACGCTTTCTGCAGTCCGCCCTCGTTCGGCCACGTCGCGGCGGAGCCGCCGGATGAATCGAATGTCGGCCGGGGCGTCCACATAGACCGTCAGATCGCACCGCGCGCGTAATCCCTCGTGGGCCAGTGCATTGATCCCCTCCACCACGAGCCAGGAGCAGGGTGCAACGAGCACGGTGTCCGGACGGCGCGTATGGGTGGCGAAGTCGTACTGGGGCGCTTCCACAGGCAGGCCTGCGCGTAGTGTTTCCAGATGGGTCACCAGCAAATCTGTCTCCTGCGCGTCTGGATGGTCGTAGTTGAGCGCCGCGCGTTCCTCGGGCGACAATGCGGACTGATCGCGATAGTACCAGTCCTGCTGGAGCAGCGTCGCCAGCGGGCCCAGGCGCTCCATCAGCGCGGCGGTGACCGTAGTCTTTCCCGAGCCACTCCCGCCCGCAATGCCCACAATGCGCGGTGCGTCAGCCATTTGCCAGGGCCTCGCCGAGGAGTGCGGATACCTCAGGGGCATAGTCCAGCTTCAGCGCGAACTCGTGACCCCGATCCGACATCTTCCGCCAGGTCTTTCGGATGATGCCGATCATCTTCTCGCGATCTGTCTTCGCGGAAAAATCGCCAATATGGTGCTCCAGAAAAACGAGGCAGGCCGCGTCTTCCAGCGCCTGCGTATCGGCGTCGTCGTGCAGTTGTTTCTTGTGCAACAGAAACGAGACCCGCTCGATCATGGCAGCGTCGACGCCGGCCGTTGCCATGATAGCGCCGACCTGCTCCGCGTGAAACGTGTAAAGTCCCCGACGCCAGGCCAGGTAGCCCTTGCGGTCCATGGGATATTCTTCCCGCGGGTGCTCCCAGCGCCGGATGTGCTGGGCACGCGCGGCAATTTGCAACGCGGCGTCCGCATCCGGTCGGAGGCGCGCGAGCCACTGGCTCATTCGGCGCCCGTAAAGCAATTCCCGAGGCAGGTACTCGCCCGCTTCGATATCGCTGTTGGGATCCTGGCGGTTGGCTTGATCGATGGCCTCCAGTATCTTCTCCAGTTCGTCCTGGGTCATTGTGGCGGAATCCCTTTTGGGTTGGATTGACGGCTACGGGATTGTATCCCCCGGCCTGCCCGAAAGGGAAGAAAGTTGTCCGTTCGGGCCGCCCGCATAGCATGCTGAATCGGTGGAAAGTGCGCTGAATTTCGCGGAATTCTGGAATGGCGCGCGCTCCATCAGGTACCATGTGCGGCGTTCGAAATTCGCTGGGCCCTTGGCCGCTTCCGCGGCGGGGTTGCCGCAGTACACGGGGCCTCCTCAAGGCCAGGAGCAGCGCAAAGGCGGACTAGCACAAGGAGGTTTGCCGCGCTTATGAGCACCACATCCATTTCCGGCAGCCGGTTTTCGACCACCGTCGGCAAGGAACTCATTGTCGGCGTGACCGGCGTTCTACTGGTCGCGTTCATTCTCATGCACCTGATGGGCAACTTGCTCATCCTGCTCGGGCCGGGTGCCTTCAACGATTACGCGGAGAAGCTCCACAGCCTGGGCGAGCTCGTCTGGATCGCGCGACTCGGCCTGATTGTCATGTTCACTGCCCACATCAGCATGGCCATCTCCCTCGCCCGCGCCAATGCGGCGGCCCGGGGCGGCCAGCGCTACGAGGTGGAGAAGTCCGCCGGCCGCAAGACGGTGGCAACCCGCCTTATGGCCCTCAGCGGCATCGCCATCCTCTGCTTCGTTCTCTTCCACGTCTATGACTTCACCATCACCGGCGATCGCGAAGGCGCCCGCTCCTTTGTGGACGGTATGAGCGAAGACAGCATGGGGCTCTACGGGGTCGTATTCAACTCGTTTGCCAACCCCGTGCGCTCCCTGTTCTACATCATCGCGGTGTGCGCCGTGGGGCTCCACCTGAGCCACGCGATTTCGAGCGTGGTGGTTACTCTGGGCTTCCTGGCCGACAAGAGCACGGACCGGGCGGAACTCGCAGCCAAGGCCATCGGCCTGATCGTGGCGCTGGGTTTCTCATCCATTCCCCTTTTCGTGCTCTTCCGCGCCCATGTGATAGGAGTCTGAGCCATGCTCGACGCAAAAATTCCCGAAGGTCCCATGGCGGAGAAGTGGACCCGCCACAAGTTCAACATGAAGCTGGTCAACCCCGCGAACAAGCGTAAATACAGTGTGATCGTCGTGGGGACCGGCCTGGCCGGCGCTTCCGCCGCCGCCTCCCTCTCCGAGATGGGCTATAAAGTCAAGGCCTTTTGCTTCCAGGACAGCCCACGCCGCGCCCACAGCATCGCGGCCCAGGGCGGCATCAACGCCGCCAAGAACTACCCCAATGATGGTGACAGCGTGCACCGCCTCTTCTACGATACGGTGAAGGGCGGCGACTATCGCTCCCGCGAGGCCAACGTACACCGTCTGGCCGAGGTCAGCCTGAACATCATCGACCAGTGCGTGGCCCAGGGTGTTCCCTTCGCCCGGGAATATGGCGGCTACCTTGATAACCGCTCCTTCGGCGGCGCTCAGGTGTCCCGCACCTTTTACGCCCGCGGCCAAACCGGCCAGCAGCTCCTGCTCGGCGCCTACAGCGCGCTGATGAAGGAAACCGTCAACGGCAACGTGGACATGTACACCCGCCGGGAAATGCTCGACCTCATCGTGGTCGATGGCCGGGCGGTCGGGATTGTGGTCCGCAACCTCATCAACGGCCAGATCGAGAGTTACACGGCCGATGCGGTGCTCCTGGCGACGGGCGGATACGGTAACGTGTTCTACCTGTCCACCAACGCCATGGGCAGCAACGTGACGGCGGCCTGGCGCGCGCACCGGCGCGGCGCTTTCTTCGCCAATCCCTGCTACACCCAGATCCACCCCACCTGCATTCCGGTCCACGGCGACTTCCAGTCCAAGCTCACTCTCATGAGCGAGAGCCTGCGCAACGACGGCCGCATCTGGGTGCCGCGCAAGGCGGGCGATACCCGCCGCGCAGCGGACATTCCCGAGGAAGATCGCAACTACTACCTGGAAGAGAAATACCCGAGCTTCGGCAACCTGGTTCCCCGCGACGTGGCCTCCCGCAATGCGAAGGAATGGTGCGATAAAGGCTTCGGTGTCGGTTCCACCGGCATGGCGGTCTACCTCGACTTCCGCGACGCGATTGAGCGCGATGGCGAGCATGTCATCCGCGAGAAGTACGGCAACCTTTTTGACATGTACGAGCGCATCGTGGACGACAATCCCTACCAGGTGCCCATGATGATATACCCGGCGGTTCACTACACCATGGGCGGCCTCTGGGTGGACTACAACCTCATGAGCAACCTGAACGGCCTCCACGTGCTCGGCGAAGCCAACTTCTCCGACCATGGCGCGAACCGCCTCGGCGCCAGCGCGCTGATGCAGGGCCTGGCCGACGGTTACTTCGTCATTCCATACACCCTGGGCGATTTCCTGGCGAAGGCCGGCCCAGCCAAAGTGACGACCGATCACCCCGAGGTGAAGAAGGTGGAGGAGGAAGTCACGGCGCGGATCAACACCCTGGTGAATTCCAAGGGCAAGAAGACGGTGGACGAATTCCACCGCGAACTCGGCCTGATCATGTGGGACAAGTGCGGCATGGCCCGCAACGAAGCCGGTCTCAAAGAGGCCCTCGTACAGATTCCCAAACTGCGCGACGAGTTCTGGTCGAATGTCAACGTCACCGGATCGCCCGGCACTTTCAATCAGGTGCTGGAGCGCGCCGGGCGCGTGGCTGACTTCCTGGAATTCGGCGAGCTGATGGTGCGCGACGCGCTCCACCGCAGCGAATCCTGCGGCGGCCACTTCCGCGAGGAAAGCCAGACCGAGGAAGGCGAAGCGCAGCGCAAGGACGACGAGTTCTGCTATGTGGGTGCCTGGGAATTCAACGGCGTGGATAAAGAGCCCGCGCTGCACAAAGAACCCCTCACCTTCGAAGAAGTGCATCTGACCCAGAGGAGTTACAAGTAATGTCCGGCAAGACCATCAACATCACGTTGAAAGTATGGCGCCAGGCGGACAAGAACGCCCGGGGCTCCTTCGCCTCCTATAGCGTCAAGAACGTTTCCACGGACGCCTCCTTTCTGGAGATGCTCGATATCGTGAATACGGGCCTGGAAAAGGATGACAAAGAGCCGATCGTCTTCGATCACGACTGCCGCGAAGGCATTTGCGGCATGTGTGGCGCCGTGGTGAACGGCGTGGCCCACGGGCCCCAGTCCGCCACCACCCTGTGCCAGTTGCATATGCGCAAGTTCCACGACGGCGACATCATCGTGGTGGAACCCTGGCGCTCCGCGGCCTTCCCCGTCATCAAGGATCTCGCCGTGGACCGCAGCGCCTTCGACCGGATCATCCAGGCGGGGGGCTATGTCTCGGTGAAAACCGGCCAGGCACCCGATGCCCACGCCATTCCTGTGCCTAAGGACAAGGCCGACGCCGCCATGGATGCCGCCTCCTGCATTGGCTGCGGCGCTTGCGTTGCCGCATGCCCCAATGCCTCCGCGAGCCTCTTCACCGCGGCCAAGGTGACTCAGCTTGCCAAGCTGCCCCAGGGCGGCCCCGAGCGTCGCCGACGCGTCATCGCCATGGTCGAGCAGATGGACCGCGAGGGTTTCGGCAGTTGCTCCAAGCACTATGAGTGCGAGGCCGCCTGCCCGAAAGAGATCAAGGTGGAGAACATCACCATCATGAACCGTGAATACATGCGGGCCCTCGCCACGCGGGACTAAGCCGAAAATTCCATCCAATTCCTCACGAGCGCCAGCCCTCCGGCTGGCGCTCGTTTTGCCGTATGGGGGAGTGCGGCGGGCGCCGAAATTTCGGCTGGCGCCGCTCGAACACCGTTGTATACGACATCGGGGGATGTCTGGCATAATAGCGGACATGCAGAGGCCGTAGTGGGAGGGTAGCCATCAGGCTAAGCCACTCCCAGGGACTTTCCGAGTGTGCGACGGAAGCCGGTAATGAGCAGTGGCAATGGGTCTTCGATAACGTCTGAGAAGTACCAGGTGATCCGGGAACTGGGCCGGGGGGGCATGGGCGTCGTGTATCTGGCCGAAGACCGCCAGTTGCGGCGGCAGGTTGCCCTCAAGGTGCTCTATGACTACCTGAATCGCGATAGCGCCTTTGTGGAACGCTTCCAGGAAGAGGCGTGCAGCGTTTCCACCCTTCACCACCCCAATATCGTGTGCGTTCACGGACTGGAGCGGGCCGGCGATGTCGTCGCCATCGATATGGA is drawn from Candidatus Hydrogenedentota bacterium and contains these coding sequences:
- a CDS encoding succinate dehydrogenase/fumarate reductase iron-sulfur subunit; its protein translation is MSGKTINITLKVWRQADKNARGSFASYSVKNVSTDASFLEMLDIVNTGLEKDDKEPIVFDHDCREGICGMCGAVVNGVAHGPQSATTLCQLHMRKFHDGDIIVVEPWRSAAFPVIKDLAVDRSAFDRIIQAGGYVSVKTGQAPDAHAIPVPKDKADAAMDAASCIGCGACVAACPNASASLFTAAKVTQLAKLPQGGPERRRRVIAMVEQMDREGFGSCSKHYECEAACPKEIKVENITIMNREYMRALATRD
- a CDS encoding succinate dehydrogenase cytochrome b subunit; this encodes MSTTSISGSRFSTTVGKELIVGVTGVLLVAFILMHLMGNLLILLGPGAFNDYAEKLHSLGELVWIARLGLIVMFTAHISMAISLARANAAARGGQRYEVEKSAGRKTVATRLMALSGIAILCFVLFHVYDFTITGDREGARSFVDGMSEDSMGLYGVVFNSFANPVRSLFYIIAVCAVGLHLSHAISSVVVTLGFLADKSTDRAELAAKAIGLIVALGFSSIPLFVLFRAHVIGV
- a CDS encoding DUF4202 domain-containing protein yields the protein MTQDELEKILEAIDQANRQDPNSDIEAGEYLPRELLYGRRMSQWLARLRPDADAALQIAARAQHIRRWEHPREEYPMDRKGYLAWRRGLYTFHAEQVGAIMATAGVDAAMIERVSFLLHKKQLHDDADTQALEDAACLVFLEHHIGDFSAKTDREKMIGIIRKTWRKMSDRGHEFALKLDYAPEVSALLGEALANG
- the udk gene encoding uridine kinase, translating into MADAPRIVGIAGGSGSGKTTVTAALMERLGPLATLLQQDWYYRDQSALSPEERAALNYDHPDAQETDLLVTHLETLRAGLPVEAPQYDFATHTRRPDTVLVAPCSWLVVEGINALAHEGLRARCDLTVYVDAPADIRFIRRLRRDVAERGRTAESVIAQYLAQVRPMHELYVEPCKNVADLVLSGEAPVEKSVELILARLELK
- a CDS encoding fumarate reductase/succinate dehydrogenase flavoprotein subunit, giving the protein MLDAKIPEGPMAEKWTRHKFNMKLVNPANKRKYSVIVVGTGLAGASAAASLSEMGYKVKAFCFQDSPRRAHSIAAQGGINAAKNYPNDGDSVHRLFYDTVKGGDYRSREANVHRLAEVSLNIIDQCVAQGVPFAREYGGYLDNRSFGGAQVSRTFYARGQTGQQLLLGAYSALMKETVNGNVDMYTRREMLDLIVVDGRAVGIVVRNLINGQIESYTADAVLLATGGYGNVFYLSTNAMGSNVTAAWRAHRRGAFFANPCYTQIHPTCIPVHGDFQSKLTLMSESLRNDGRIWVPRKAGDTRRAADIPEEDRNYYLEEKYPSFGNLVPRDVASRNAKEWCDKGFGVGSTGMAVYLDFRDAIERDGEHVIREKYGNLFDMYERIVDDNPYQVPMMIYPAVHYTMGGLWVDYNLMSNLNGLHVLGEANFSDHGANRLGASALMQGLADGYFVIPYTLGDFLAKAGPAKVTTDHPEVKKVEEEVTARINTLVNSKGKKTVDEFHRELGLIMWDKCGMARNEAGLKEALVQIPKLRDEFWSNVNVTGSPGTFNQVLERAGRVADFLEFGELMVRDALHRSESCGGHFREESQTEEGEAQRKDDEFCYVGAWEFNGVDKEPALHKEPLTFEEVHLTQRSYK